The Candidatus Saccharibacteria bacterium sequence CTCTTTTTTTGAAAGTCACTACGATGAGATTGATCTGGTGGCTATCAAACAGGTATTTTTCGAGGCTCGTACGGGCGAACACCCACTCAATTACAAGTTTACATCTGATAGGATAATTGACCTTTCCAAGAATTACGACGAAATCCAGATGTCGATCACCTCTTCATTTATTAAGGCGGATATCTTAAAAGAATATATGTTCGAGGAGTCTGTAGGGCGCTACGCCGAAGACTCTCATCTTATGGGCAAAATACTCTTAAAGAACCCTAAGTTTGGCGTTGTTGTTCGACCGACGTACTTCTATAGGAAGCGCCTTGATCAGGCGTCGAGCCTTGATACGACGATAAAAGATAAGTTCTGGTATTTGGAGACGCCTGTTCGAGCTTGGAAAAGCCTGTTTGATATCGCAGCCAAGCAAGAAGGGAAAATTCCTGAGTATATTCAGTTTATGGCCATGTATGATTTGCAGTGGCGATTTAAGCAGGCGACACAAAGTGTTCTTTCACCCGAAGAGGTTTCGCGGTATAAGAAGCTGCTTTTCAGCCTCGTAGCGGCAATCGACGATCGTGTTATTGTGGCGCAAAGACAGATTGATGTGTCACATAAATTGTACATTCTGAGCAAAAAACACAAGACTAAGATTATAAATAAAGCCGAGGAGCGCCAGGGCAAGGTGTTTTATGAAGGCGTTAAAATATACGACCGCGTTTCAGATGCCCGGACGGTGGTTGTGGATATGATAGAAGAACGACCCGACGTGCTTGAAGTAGAGGGCTATGTTCAGGGTGCTGTTTTTGGAGGCAATGACCTTAAGGTTATTGTTGACGGCAAGGAATGCAAAATAATCAAAGTGCCGCGAATTCATAAGCGTACTTATTTTCTGGATGAAGTGATTTTCGAGCCGTATGGATTTAAAGTGGTCATACCAAAGCGTGCAGGCCTGGCCTACGCATGCGTAGAAGGGGATGAGAATTATAGACTGCCTCTTGTATTTGAGCGATTCTCTCACCTCAACCAAATGGCTAAAATGTCCTACTGGGCATGCGATGGTGTTATTGTTAAGCGATTTTATAATTACCTTACCATTACTTCACGCACAAGAATGAGGAGAATTGCTGCGGAGCTTCAATATGCCGTCGTGCTTGCACGGCGTCTGAAGCTGGGGGTGGTGCGCGAGTTTATGATCAACTGGAAACGGTCTAACACTTTTAGTTATGGAATAAAGAATGGCGTCGATTTAAAGACGGCTATTATGGAACTGAGATGGGTTCTTATCCCCTTGAAGAGTGTGGTGCGCAACCTCTTTTCGTTGGCTATGCGAGCGGCGTATTTTGCACTGCGACCCTTTTATCGCAGGCCAATATGGATTATTTCTGACCGTATAATGGCGGCCGATGATAGCGGTGAAATTCTGTTCCGTTACATAGCTAGTCGACCAGATGTGAACGCAAGAATATACTTTGCTATCAGTAAGAAAAGCAGTGAGTATGCGGCATTAACAAAGTACGGAAAAGTTGTTGATTATGGGGGAGTCTACTATAAGATTCTTTTCCTTCTGTCGGACAAGATAATTTCGTCCGAAGCCGCAGACTATGTTATTAATCCGTTTCGCGGATATGTAGGAGATTTCGTAGATCTATTTAGATTTGATTTTGTTTTTTTGCAACACGGAATAATTAAAGATGATATTTCAAGCTGGCTGAATAAATACAGTAAGAATATTAAGTTGTTTGTTACATCTACTAAGCCCGAATACGAGTCGATTATTAACGGAGATTACGGGTATGGTTCGGATATCGTCAAGCTGACGGGTCTTCCGCGTTACGACTTACTGTCGAGTCATCCAAAGAAAAAGCTAATCCTAATGCCAACCTGGCGGGATAATCTTGCTGGTCCCATAGATCCAATTACGGGTGATCGGCTGTATAACCCGGGTTTTATAAAGTCGGAATATTACAAGTTCTATCAAGATCTTATTAACGATCAACGTCTTTTAGCGGTCTTTAAAGAATATGGATTTACTGGTGAACTATACCTCCATCCATCGTTCAAGCGTCAGATAAAAGACTTTAAGGGAAATGGACTTTTTACAATAAAAGAAATGCCGCACGACTATCCAAAGGCGAAGCGCGAAGGGAGTCTTTTGGTGACGGACTATTCGAGTGTCGCATTTGATTTTGCATACTTAAAAAAGCCCGTTATATATACACATTTCGACGAGGATAGTTTTTATAAGACACATACAAGTAAAGTGGGCTACTTTTCTTACGAGAAAAACGGTTTTGGCCCGGTGGCGTATGAGTATAATAAGACAGTCAGATTAATTACCGAAACAATAGAGGATGATTGCACAATGCCGAAAAAATACCAAAAACGTGTTGAGTCGTTTTTTTACAAATTTGACAGAGACAACTCAAAGCGTGTGTATGAAACAATTATTTCAATGAAAGAGAATCAACTGTCGGAAGGTGATAAATGAGTCAGCAAGGAAACAAGTTCAAATTTTCGTTTGTAATGCCAATCTACAATGTGGAAGAGTATTTATCTGAAACCGTTGAGAGTATTTTATCGCAAACTATGAACTTCGAGAAGGATTGTCAGATCGTATTTATTAACGATGGAAGTCCAGACAATAGCAAGGACATATGCCTGCAATTTAAAAAGCGTTACCCAAACAATATTGAATATATTGAACAAGAGAACGCAGGAGTTAGCGCGGCGCGCAACAGAGGAATAGAAGTTGCTACAGGGAAATACATAAGCTTTCTTGACCCTGACGACAA is a genomic window containing:
- a CDS encoding CDP-glycerol glycerophosphotransferase family protein, which gives rise to MPVYNVESFLSEAVESIINQSMDFERHCEIIFINDGSPDNSEKICLEYKKRFPNNIRYIKQENAGPAAARNRGIELAEGKYISMVDSDDRISRNTLEEVSSFFESHYDEIDLVAIKQVFFEARTGEHPLNYKFTSDRIIDLSKNYDEIQMSITSSFIKADILKEYMFEESVGRYAEDSHLMGKILLKNPKFGVVVRPTYFYRKRLDQASSLDTTIKDKFWYLETPVRAWKSLFDIAAKQEGKIPEYIQFMAMYDLQWRFKQATQSVLSPEEVSRYKKLLFSLVAAIDDRVIVAQRQIDVSHKLYILSKKHKTKIINKAEERQGKVFYEGVKIYDRVSDARTVVVDMIEERPDVLEVEGYVQGAVFGGNDLKVIVDGKECKIIKVPRIHKRTYFLDEVIFEPYGFKVVIPKRAGLAYACVEGDENYRLPLVFERFSHLNQMAKMSYWACDGVIVKRFYNYLTITSRTRMRRIAAELQYAVVLARRLKLGVVREFMINWKRSNTFSYGIKNGVDLKTAIMELRWVLIPLKSVVRNLFSLAMRAAYFALRPFYRRPIWIISDRIMAADDSGEILFRYIASRPDVNARIYFAISKKSSEYAALTKYGKVVDYGGVYYKILFLLSDKIISSEAADYVINPFRGYVGDFVDLFRFDFVFLQHGIIKDDISSWLNKYSKNIKLFVTSTKPEYESIINGDYGYGSDIVKLTGLPRYDLLSSHPKKKLILMPTWRDNLAGPIDPITGDRLYNPGFIKSEYYKFYQDLINDQRLLAVFKEYGFTGELYLHPSFKRQIKDFKGNGLFTIKEMPHDYPKAKREGSLLVTDYSSVAFDFAYLKKPVIYTHFDEDSFYKTHTSKVGYFSYEKNGFGPVAYEYNKTVRLITETIEDDCTMPKKYQKRVESFFYKFDRDNSKRVYETIISMKENQLSEGDK